The Apus apus isolate bApuApu2 chromosome 12, bApuApu2.pri.cur, whole genome shotgun sequence genome includes the window ATGTCCACCACCGatggctgagctgggagcagcttgGACCCAGGATTTGTGCAGGTGGAGGTTTGGGAGTGGAGTGTGCAGGGTGTGTACACGGCAcagccaacagcagcagaagcctcAGGAAACGTTTTTATCCCAGCCGCTTCGGGGAACATATTTTATGTAACGGTGCCTTCTGCTGGcccatctgtctgtctgcctcTCACTTCCCACCCCTCTCCCCCTGACGTCTTTTGACCGTGTTGTCCAGTTTCAGCCATACTTGGCAGGGAGCTGGAAGGCTCAAAGATGTTATTTTCCTACAAAGTGGCAGCTGGGCAGAGGAAAGAGGCCCCAGTGGGTGCTCAAAACCATCAGCAGAAGCGACACTTGGCTCCTTGTGCCCACGTGGCTGCAAACCCAGCAGTGGGAGATGGATGTGGGGACAgtggcactgggagcactggggagaAGACTGGGCTTCGTTACTAGAGTTACCTGGAAACTGGAATAAGCCTCTTTGTGGTGCGGCTGGGCTGGAGATGGAAACTTGGGGGTtggcagcactgcagtgctCCCCAGTAgtccccctgtgctggctgtgggcaggctgggcaggttTCCTTTGTTGCTTTCCACACCTCTGAGCAATGATTTCCAAGTGTGAGCGGGAAGCAGCCTTTCCAAGGAGCCCCAGCCACAAACGTGGGAGAGTGAAAAAAGCTCCAAACacaaaagagaggaggaagctCTGGAGACTGCGGCTGGTTTGAAGCGCTCCGGCTGTGGAGCAAGAGATCCTGCTTTCCTGCCGAACTGCCATTTGGTTTGCCGTTTGTTCTGGGCTGCTTTTCCTGACAAATGGCCTGATGGATGCATGGAGGCATGGGAAGAGTGTCAACCCCAGCCCTGAGAAAGAAAGTCTATGGAGGCAAAAATGCCAAGGCAGCAGTTTGTCTCCAGCTGGAACGTGGTCCTGGGAGGAGCTGACCACTCCATCCCAGAGGGCCTTGGTGCCTGTGAGATGGAGCAAATCCGCCTCCATGGGGCAGCAAGAGAGGTGTAAGGACCAGCGCAGCAGCCTGAGGTTTGTGTTGGTGATGGATGGGAGTGAGGAGTGCTAAGCGAGGGTGCCCAGAAGGTGAtgcctgctgtgctcctggacACCTTTGGCATAAGGAAACCCTGCCCAGGCCTCAGGTATCTTTTATTCCAGtcattctgaaaaacagcatttcctgGATGCATCAAACACGTGTCTTTGGAAACCCACCCGAGATGAGATACTGAGGAGCCCACGGGCCTTTCCCACCTGCAAGACAAGTCTAACCCTGAACGTGCActgctgctccccctccccagagCCTCTGGGGACATTCCCGAGCTGATCCTCTGCTCCTTGCTTCCCTTGAGCAGCCTCTGGCTTAGGGTAGGGTTTCCTCGGGGTGCTTTTCAAGCTACCGCCGGCTTCTGAGCGCCTTtgctcccctctgctgcccccGCAGGTGATGAAGCTGCGGAAGCTGGCCCAGCAGGTCGCTAACTGCCGGCAGTGTCTGGAGCGCTCCACCGTCCTCATCAACCAGGCAGAGCACATCCTGAAGGAGAACGACCACGCACGGTTCCTGCAGACGGCCAGGAACGTGGCCGAGAGGTGGGCTGGCTCGGGACGCTGGTGGGGTGGCACTGGGGTTGTCCCCTGGTcacagctccctgcccaggggcatCTGCCCCACCTGCAGCCTCCAAGAAAAGCTGGGCTCAGAGGTGTCCTGGTTCCCATCCTGTGCAGGACAGGAGCTGCGTGGCAGGTCCTAACAAAGCTGAGCATCTGCTGTGGGAGCAAATGTAAttcctggggtggggggagtggTGAAATGTCAATCCAAAGGGAGCTTGGTGGGCAGTGGGGGCTGGGACCCCCTTCTCTCTGGGGAAGGTGTCCTCAGACTGGGCCACCCTTCTGGACCAGAGCAATGGTCAGTAGATGTGAGCCCCTTTCCCGATGGGAAGTGCTGGGTGATGGATCTCAGCTGCTTGCACCCGTTCAGTCCCCGTCTCTCCAGCACGGGGTGTGGGGAGCGACGCACCCCGCTGCCTCCTGACgggctctgcttttctttcagggtCGCCATGGCAACCGCATCCTCTCAAGTTCTGATACCAGATATCAATTTTAATGATGCCTTTGAAAACTTCGCTTTAGATTTTTCCAGAgagaagaagctgctggaggggctggatTATCTGACAGGTGGGTGCAGAGCCGTGCTCCCCGCGGCCCCTCCCTGGGCCCACCGAGGCCTGCTGGGGGGATTTTAAAGCAAGTTGCCTCCCGTTCTCACCAGTAAGAAATGCCCAATTGGCTGTGGCACAGCAGAGGTTGTGCTGTCCCCAGGACATTTCCCTGTCCTCCTGTTTGCACTCTGCTTCTCCTGGGGGGCAGGTAGAAAAGTCCAGAAATCTGGTCAAAAAGTACTTGTGCTGCCCTTTCTGTAGGTCTCTTGGTGCTAAATTAGGAATTCCCATGGACAGAGACCTTGCTGGGCCTGTGGGTGCTGCCCTGGTGGCCCAGGTTAAACACTGCCCTGGCCTGGGGTGGTGCCAGGTGTCCAGGAGCAACCCTGACACAGCCAAATGCTGCTGGAAAACCAGGGGCAGGGATGAAAGCTCTGGAGAAACAAAGTCATCATTACTCACCCAGATCTGATTTTCTTCATTgtgaggcagagcagctgcagggaaagaCTAATGACAAACTCGGGTCTGGAACAGCTATGGGACAAAATACTTATTCCACAACATGTACTGAGAAATAGGTGGCTTTTGAAGTGGCTTCTCAGCTTGTTTCAGGGTGAGGGTGTCAGACCTGGTGGAAAACCCCTTTTTCTGTTACACCTGAGGGCACACTGGCCCCTGGGTATTTTCTtatcacattaaagaatttaaTTAGATGGAAAGAACAATTACAGAtcaaataatagaatcacagaatcatagaatggtgaaggttggaagggaccttaaagatcatcaggttccaacctccctgctatgagcagggaccaGCGACCTAAGGATGAGACGGGTTTTTGTGTCCAGAGCCCCTGCTCTCCACAGGAGCCCGTCTCTGCCCTTCAGGGAGCAGAGAAGCCTTAGGTACAGTaaggaaaggaagcagaagctgAGGGAAGGTGTGACCTTGCTCCCGCAGCGCCCAACCCGCCGTCGGTGCGCGAGGAGCTCTGCACCGCCTCCCACGACACCATCACCGTCCACTGGATCTCGGAGGACGAGTTCAGCGTCAGCTCCTACGAGCTGCAGTACACCATCTTCACCGGCCAGGCCAACTTCATCAGTGAGTCCGCGTGCGCTGGTCGGGTTGGGGGGACCGTGGGTTGGTTCAGAACTATttcccagcctcagcagcagggaTTGATTCCTCAGGGTGTCTggagagtcacagaatcaccaaggctggaaaacacctttatgaccatcaagtccagcctatgacctaacaccaccgcatctccagaccatggcactaagtgccagatccagcttttccttgaacacctccagggatggtgcctccaccacttccctgggcagtccattccaatgtctggTCATCCTCCATGAGGAGAGGAGTCCTCAAGGTGTCGGAGATACATCCCTGTTATGATTCCTGTAACCCTGCCTTTTTCCTGAAATTGGAGTGGGTTTGTGTTCTGGAGGAAAGTTAACTTATGGGCTGGGTTCTAGGAGCGAGTCCAGGGAAACTGCTGGTttcatacaagaaaaaaaatgaaaatggatgttttaatgggaaaacaaaaatacagcttttgtcCGTCCTGAAGCAGTGCTTTGGAAAAGCACAGCATTCCCACAGCAGGGCTCTTGCAGGAAAGTTTTATCCCTGGTCTTCCTTAGAAGGACTTAACCATTATAGAAAGCACTGACAAAACCCTCCTGtggatttctgggctgctgTCAGTTTATCTCCCTGGTCCTGAGGCCGTCGGTGCTGGGAGCGCAGGGTCACGGCTCAGGAAGGCTGTTACCTGCACTTGACAATAtgcagggagctgccagagaaagtCATTGCTGGTGACTTTTAGAGCTGATAGAACTTGTGTCCCCAGCCTTTGCCCTCACTTTTGGAAACAAGATGGTTTATTTCCTCTTGGTCAGGTTAGTTACAGGCACTGGgtgcaaaagcagcaaaatttcccctgctcagctcctccctACAACATGTCTCCAGccttttgctcttctctgaagcCTGGGAGAGCTCAGCAGCCTCCTTGGCTCTGTTCTTCCATAGCCACAGCCTCCATCTCCCCTGCCAGGAGTGTCTTCCTTGGCCATCTTTGGTAGCTCTGCATAGGAGTAAAGAAATCATCAGTTAGTGTCTCGGAGGATAAGATTAATAATATATTGTCACTTGCAGTAGCATAGTCAGGTCTGGGTGATGAGAGGAGAGGTTTGAGTCCTGGCTGAACTCACACTTGAGGAAACACTGGAAATGGTGTGTCAGGCTCACCTAGGAGAGCATGAGGAGGCTTCCATGGAAGGAAATACCTTCTTGAAGAGCACACAGTTGGCCTAGGGAAACCATCCCCTTCGTGCTCTCTTTAAAGCCAAGAGCTCAGCAGGAGTTGGACATTTTTATGGATGATGAAAGCTGCAAgaaagggtttttaaaaaaatttggcAAGAATAGAAGCCCTTAGTCTTCAAGGCCAACCCCTTCATGGTTGTTTTGGGAAAGAAACCTGCTTGGGAGTCCAAGTTGTTCTCAGACTGTTGTTTCTCAGCTGCCTTGTCCAAAGCTGGTCTGTGTCTGCAGGGGAATAACACCTACCAGTGCTTGGCTGAAAGCTGCTCgggtgggagcagctctgcctgaggTATGCAAGCAGTATCACATCTGGtttattttctacttcaaaTAACATTGTTCTGCTCCCCTAGGCCAGCTCCATGTATATTTTAAACCAAATCCAGGCTGACAAGGACTGCAACCTGCCCTTGTCCTCTGGCTGAGAAAGCCACCAGGGATAACTAACCCCCCAGTGTAAGCCTTGGCACAGGAGGTCTGCAGCGTttctccagccctggctggaaGGTGCCACCAGTTGAATTTCTCTGTCTGTCCTTTCCCCATCACTTCCCATGGCAGCATCTCAAGATGCCAGTGCCCACCCCTGGCTTTGCTGTATTGAGCGTTGCCTTTGTGTGATTATAGAAAAGGTTCTTTGAGTTGCTGGGCTTCATCCTCTATGGGAACGCTCCTGCAGGGGCTCCTAACTCCAGGCCGGTGATAAATCAGCCTGAGGGCTGCGTGGTCGGTGAGCTCTGCCTTAGCAACAGGTGGTCTTTGTACCCTGTCCTTTCCTGGGAATAAATTGTTCCCTCTCTCCCGTTCCACAGGTCTGTACAACTCCATGGACAGCTGGATGATCGTCCCCAACATCAAGCAGAACCACTACACCGTGCACGGGCTGCAGAGCGGCACCCGCTACATCTTCCTGGTCAAGGCCATCAACCAGGCGGGCAGCAGGAACAGCGAACCCGCCCGCCTCAAGACAAACAGTATGTGCCCGGGCTGGCTCTGGGGGGTGggagagctgctccctgccagcccgTGGCTCCTGGCAGCCTGGTGGAGACCCTGGGTTATCTCAATTATTTAACATGCCCGTCTGAGTTGGTGTGtcatctccttccctgcctcgAGGGatgggctcctgctgctccgCACAGTGCTGGGGCTCCCATCAGCTCCATGCTCCCATCAGAGTCCATCCCCATGGGTTTCCAGGACCACTGGGGTTTTGAGAGATTGTGAAGGTCCGTCCTTCTGGGTGCTTTACATCACTGGACTTTTTGGGGCCAATGAGTGGAGTCCTGGGGCAATCGTGTGCTGGTGCTTTGCTCACGGTGGGTTGCAGTTCTGAGGAGCCATAAGGAGACTGAGCAGTGCCTGTGAGCAGCGGGGGGAACTCTGCAGCCATGTGCAAAGCCACATCACCCCAGGGAGGGTTGAAGGTGCTAATGGAAACACAAGTGAGGTTGAATCACAAAtgagggcagcagagcaggaccgTCCTGGCAGGGGGGAGTTCCTGGGTTTGCAAGGGGAGGGGGTAGCAAATACCCCGGGGCTGTTGGCACTTGCTGCCTGGGGGACATCACAGGACAGAGAATGAAATGGGGAGGGAGAAATCAGTGGCTCTCGGGGCTTtgcccacagcccctgctccatGGCTGGGTCTCCTGATGCTGACTGAGGccatccctgcccagccccagtgAGCACAGCCCTCCCGTGTGCCTCTTTAGTCCTCCTGTGTGGCTCCTTAGCCCTCCCGTGTGCTCCTTGCCTGATGTTGCCATCACTCCTGCCTTGACTGGGCTTTCGAGCTGATTTATCACCTTTGCGTTTGTGCAGCTCTAAAGCATATGAAATTAAGTAaaggtggtggggctggagaggagctgccaaGAGGCATAATCTAATGCTGCCTTGTTTATTAAAAACGTGTCCCTCCTGCTGTGGCTGTCTTTAGGTGCCTCCCCGTGCTTTGAAAGGTGCTGGCTCGGGAATAAGACCCGGGCGCAGGACGGGGCTGCGGGGTGGTTTTCCTtggcagcagctcttgcagTCGGGGTTTGCTCTTTGGATGCCTTAACTGAGTGTCAGTCGTGCTGCTAGGAGCTCCTTGTTGGAGATGAACTCAATTTAGGAGATTGAATAAGAGCCCAATCAAGTTTTGAACTCCCCTGGTTGCAcggcagcacctgcagcagcttcccGTGTGTTTGCAATGTCAAGCaagcctcacctggagcactgcacAGGTTGTTGTGTCTGGTCCTGGGTTTGGAtgtgccaggagctgctttcTGAAGGCTGGGTGACCGAGGAACtggtcccagcagctcctgctcaggcCACGGGAGGGATTGATGCATGGAGCTACTGGGCAGGCGTCCTTTGCTGCTGGGTTGACATTTATCTGCAGCTCACAGAAAAGTCTTTAGGGAAActtacaaacattttatttaggAATATCTATGTGTATGatacctgttttctttctgcagccaTCCTCAGAGCACAGGGGTTGCTTTGGGATGTTTGCTGCTCACCCTTGGGGTGGCCCCGTCTGGAGCAGCCACTGCAGCCCCGGCCCGTCCTTCCCagccctttcccttcctctctgccaTTATGTGGCAACCGGGCTTTCCCCTTTTCGAGGCAGCAGTTAGAAGACAGTGCACACTTTTCAACTGCTGCAACCTTGGCAGAAGTGTCAGCAGCTTGATGAGGAGATGGGCCGAGGAGCATATTTCACAGccctcttcctgctcctgagGGGATGTGTGGAGAGGTTCCTTCAGCTCCAGAAGGTCACTGTCAGGACACACTGGTTTCTGTGGCATCAGTGCTGTCAGTGCTGGCACAAAATCTGCATTCCCAAACTGCCCGAGCTGAAGAGCTGGGAGAATAGTTTTGGTTTAGTGACAGAGAGAAATCTTACTTTGCCGAGTCTGGGCCTGAGGATGTCTTGTTTATTAGCAATTGTCCAAAAGTGGATGGAATTGCCAAAATGCAGGGGCAATTCACACTCTGGTTAGTAAATAAAGTGCAGGGAAGGTGGTTTTTACGGTCCTTGCCTTGATGGCCGCAGGCTGGTCTTGTTCTCACTCACActtccctctcttccccagGTATGTCCCTCCTGGTGAGACCTCCAGGGCTGTACGGGGTGGCTCACAGCCACATCCCCTTGCCTGAGCACCCTCCCTCCTGCACCTCTTCCTGGGGCAAACAGCAGCATGCAGAGCCAGGGTGGCAGGAGCCcttgcagctcctggggagctCCACCAGCCAGCTCCTCGCTCTGCCCACCCCGTGTTCCTGGCGCTGCTGTCCTGCTTCATTAACCTTGAACATTttcctggagcagggctggccgccctctcctccctctttgCTCCTGCACACCCAAGGCCAGTCAGGATttcctcccctctgctcagACACTGCAACACTTGTGACTTTGCAGGGAAAGGAAGTGTAATTAAGCTGATTAACCCCCCTGGAGGGTGCTGCTTGCTGTgtccagccctggagctggcCTATTTCTCATGGCTCTCAAGCCCCATGCAGGCACTGTGAATGGATGAACCAgtgagggctgcagggctggagacCTTCTTTGGCAGTGGAAAAGGGCTGCAAAACTTTGGGCACGCATGCTATGGCATGTGATAGCAGCCCATGCACTGTGGGGAGCAGTTGGCATTGGCTGCTGATGGGGATTTGGGGATGAGCTccatgctgcagccctgctctgtgacTCAGTGTTGTTACACCACTGTCCTCAGCTGGTGGGGAAACCTTTGGCTCATGGAAGACGTCCAGAGGGCCTGGGGCAGACATTCCCTGGCACGTTCTGCCTACACTGTGATAGTAACAAACATAAATCCTAATTTGTGTCTCCTGTTCTAACAGGTCAGCCTTTTAAGCTAGACCCCAAGATGGCTCACAAGAAGTTGAAGATCTCCAATGATGGGCTGCAGATGGAGAAGGACGAGAGCTCCTTGAAGAAGAGCCACACACCTGAGAGGTTCAGTGGGACAGGGTGCTACGGCGCGGCAGGCAACGTCTTCATCGACAGCGGCTGCCACTactgggaggtggtggtgggatCCTCGACCTGGTAGGCAGCACTgttcccttctttccctctcctaGAAGCCCTCAGTTGtccccagagatgctgtgggacaCATTAGGGTTAAGGGCCAGGGttttggcagagctgctcatgGGCAGGGAGTTGGTCAAGACCTTAAGTCTGGGTGTCTGTGGCTTCCAAGAGGTTTATGAgtttctcctctctgccagaAGCTTTTGGGTTGGGTGGCATGGTGAAGCATGTATCATTCCCCTCAGCTGCTGAACCTGCTAGAGACTGCCAGGCCTCAAATCTCACCCAACAGCAGGGCAGAGGTGCAGCAGGAGGCTGTATGGGGAGGGAGTGATACTTTTCTCTAGCCAGAGCTCTGCAAGGGCCTTCTCAGTCACCTGAAGCTGTTGCTGTGCTGATTCCACAGTCAGATGCACTTAAAATTTGTGGCCAGCAGCCATCGGGGCTGGGCTTCATCCTGCCCGAGGCTGGAGGTCACTGAGTGcagcttctcctctcctgcaggtACGCCATCGGCGTGGCTTACAAGTCGGCCCCCAAGAATGAGTGGATCGGGAAGAACTCCTCATCTTGGGTCTTCTCCCGCTGCAACAACAACTTTGTGGTGAGGCACAACAACAAGGAGATGCTGGTGGAGGTCCACCCCCAGATGAAGCGCCTCGGCGTCCTCCTGGATTACGACAACAACGCGCTCTCCTTCTACGACCCGGCCAGCTCCCTCCACCTCCACACCTTCGAAGTCTCCTTCATCCTACCAGTATGTCCCACCTTCACCATCTGGAACAAATCCTTGATGATCCTCTCGGGTCTGCCTGCCCCGGACTTCATAGAttacccagagcagcaggagtgTAACTGCAGGCCGCAGGAGTCCCCGTACGTGTCAGGGATGAAAGCCTGTCACTaggctccccagccctgcccgtgCCCCGCCGGTGGGCGCCGGTGGTCGGAGCCAGACGCCGGAAGCTGCCGTGCCAGGGAGCCCGGGACATTCCAGTGCCCTGGCACCTTCCCACACGCAGCCCGGTGTTGTTTtaaggggaaagaggaagaaccTCTGACCGCGGCTGAAAATAAACTCCCGTTGGCGAGCTCCGCTTGTGTGAGTGCGGCTTGTGCAGCTCCCACCCCCGAGCCGATCGGCACCTGGATGGTTTTGTCGTCCCCTGAGGGCTGGAAAGGCTGGGGCAGGTTTTCAGGTGATCTGAGGCGCTGCTGTGGTTTGGGGGACATCTTGTGTTTCCCTACAAGGCACAGGTTGGAGCAGGAGGGATTGGCTTTCTGGAGC containing:
- the MID2 gene encoding probable E3 ubiquitin-protein ligase MID2, with amino-acid sequence METLESELTCPICLELFEDPLLLPCAHSLCFSCAHRILVSSCSSSESIEPITAFQCPTCRYVISLNHRGLEGLKRNVTLQNIIDRFQKASLSGPNSPSESRRERTYRNSPTMSVAGERIACQFCEQDPPRDAVKTCITCEVSYCDRCLRATHPNKKPFTSHRLVEPVPDAHFRGLTCLEHENEKVNMYCVADDQLICALCKLVGRHRDHQVASLSDRFEKLKQTLETNLTNLVKRNSELENQMAKLIQICQQVEVNTAMHEAKLMEECDELMEIIRQRKQVIAVKIKETKVMKLRKLAQQVANCRQCLERSTVLINQAEHILKENDHARFLQTARNVAERVAMATASSQVLIPDINFNDAFENFALDFSREKKLLEGLDYLTAPNPPSVREELCTASHDTITVHWISEDEFSVSSYELQYTIFTGQANFISLYNSMDSWMIVPNIKQNHYTVHGLQSGTRYIFLVKAINQAGSRNSEPARLKTNSQPFKLDPKMAHKKLKISNDGLQMEKDESSLKKSHTPERFSGTGCYGAAGNVFIDSGCHYWEVVVGSSTWYAIGVAYKSAPKNEWIGKNSSSWVFSRCNNNFVVRHNNKEMLVEVHPQMKRLGVLLDYDNNALSFYDPASSLHLHTFEVSFILPVCPTFTIWNKSLMILSGLPAPDFIDYPEQQECNCRPQESPYVSGMKACH